A window of the Lolium perenne isolate Kyuss_39 chromosome 7, Kyuss_2.0, whole genome shotgun sequence genome harbors these coding sequences:
- the LOC127317479 gene encoding jasmonate-induced protein homolog, giving the protein MASVQCEMKDVQLTLEEKACLDEMIKQAERSLEPHELLAGALNNQTVGPLSIVATKIFAGQVVRNFPNPLCNLDGFAMSGTFATGVKAAVVYSAKNKAGVECGWLLAFNDTNNAVGVRVFAECGLKDKFRNINWAQVEQKLEKSGTIAKAHDLETGTSLYAGICGPTGKSAAGAVFLG; this is encoded by the exons ATGGCATCAGTCCAGTGTGAGATGAAGGATGTGCAACTCACTTTGGAGGAGAAAGCATGTTTAGATGAGATGATCAAGCAAGCTGAGCGTTCCTTGGAGCCTCATGAACTGTTAGCGGGTGCTTTGAACAATCAAACAGTGGGCCCCCTGAGCATTGTGGCTACCAAGATATTTGCAGGACAGGTTGTCAGAAACTTCCCCAATCCTCTTTGCAATTTGGATGGGTTCGCCATGTCAGGCACGTTCGCGACAGGTGTCAAGGCTGCTGTGGTGTATTCCGCCAAAAACAAAGCTGGTGTTGAATGTGGATGGCTCCTTGCCTTTAACGATACCAACAATGCTGTTGGAGTGAGG GTATTTGCTGAATGTGGCCTTAAAGATAAATTCCGCAACATCAATTGGGCACAAGTTGAACAGAAACTGGAGAAATCTGGGACAATTGCTAAGGCGCATGACTTGGAGACTGGAACCTCACTCTATGCTGGCATTTGTGGCCCTACCGGGAAATCTGCTGCTGGTGCAGTATTCCTTGGTTAA